In the Malus domestica chromosome 16, GDT2T_hap1 genome, one interval contains:
- the LOC103404071 gene encoding proteasome subunit beta type-6-like, whose product MDQSIQNDLNAPHSMGTTIIGVTYNGGVVLGADSRTSTGVYVANRASDKITQLTDNVYLCRSGSAADSQIVSDYVRHFLHQHTIQLGQPATVKVAANLIRLFSYNNKNMLQTGLIIGGWDKYEGGKIYGVPLGGTILEQPFAIGGSGSTYLYGFFDQEWKEGMTKEEAEQLVVKAVSLAIARDGASGGVVRTVIINSERVTRNYYPGDALPLWHEELEPQNSMLDILSSSSSGPDMMIS is encoded by the exons ATGGATCAGTCCATACAGAATGACCTTAATGCCCCTCACTCCATGGGCACCACCATTATCGGCGTCACCTACAATGGCGGCGTCGTCCTCGGCGCCGATTCCCGAACCAGCACCG GTGTTTATGTTGCGAACCGAGCATCCGATAAGATCACTCAGCTCACTGACAATGTCTACTTGTGTCGCTCCGGATCG GCTGCTGATTCTCAAATTGTGTCTGATTACGTGCGTCACTTTCTTCATCAGCACAC GATACAGCTGGGCCAGCCTGCAACAGTCAAGGTTGCTGCAAACCTGATCAGGTTGTTCTCATACAATAACAAG AATATGCTACAAACTGGCTTGATTATTGGTGGTTGGGACAAGTATGAAGGAGGTAAAATATATGGAGTGCCACTCGGAGGGACAATTTTAGAGCAGCCTTTTGCTATTGGAG GATCCGGCTCCACTTATCTGTATGGTTTCTTTGATCAAGAGTGGAAGGAAGGAATGACCAAAGAGGAAGCTGAG CAATTGGTGGTGAAAGCAGTTTCCCTTGCTATTGCTCGAGATGGTGCTAGTGGTGGTGTCGTTCGAACTGTCATT ATAAATTCAGAACGGGTGACAAGAAACTATTATCCCGGAGACGCCCTTCCGCTCTGGCACGAGGAGCTGGAACCCCAGAATTCTATGCTGGATATAttgtcatcatcttcatctggTCCAGACATGATGATAAGTTGA